The Malus domestica chromosome 08, GDT2T_hap1 genomic interval gttttaaattattacAAATTTGTGTATAAATTTTCTCTTCGTGGACAACATTCCTCTCTCTTCAAGGATTCCTCTTTTGTTTTTGCCTCCTAGGCTTCTTGAAAAATACCTTCACGCCAGGAATGGGTTCCATCGGAGTGTTATACTGGCGAAAGGAAACAATACCCAAAATTTGACCGGGAGGTATCTTGGCGATTCGTGTCAATATCATGGTATTGGGCGGTTGTGTTCCAGTTTCGATTTTCCCACATGCTAGCTTAACAGGTCGTTTCATGTAAACCTGTTAATAGAAAAACAGATTGCATTAAAACAACCCGAAAACCAAAACGACGATGAGTGACTGCTCAAATTCAACATGGAGCTCAACTTGAATAGTGTAATGCAATGCAGGAACACACCATCACCATCCAAAATTGACACGAATTTACATCATTGACAAAAACCAACCATCCAACCAGTCTAAGTTCCAAAGCATTCATTAGATCGAAATTTACATCACAATCTTTACAAGATACTCTAATCTTCTTCTCCCCCTAGATCTTAATGTCACCCTCCCCTTTGCGTACGACCTGTTTTCCCTTGCATCCATCTGTTTCAATGGCAAGATCTGTCTGCTTCTCACTTGCGCTTCGGTTTTCACAACCGTCAACTGCAGATGGGTCACTGGCTCCTACATTAACAGATGAACGCGGAATCTCATTATCTTTTGCACTTTTTCCCTCTTTGGCTTGTACACCCGTGACAGCTTTACTACCGGTCTCATCACTTTCAATCTTCGGAGTATCAACGGGTTTTTCAGCATTAGTTGATAAATTTTTTGACTCAGCTTTCTGGTCAGGTGAATCCCGTTTATCCTTTTGAACTTGGTCATTCGGTCCATCCCTAAAGATAACTGCTCCATCTTGGACCTGCTCAGCATCCAGGTTACAGCTAACGCCATTGGTCTGTCTGGATAACATTGCGTCTTTTGTTGGAGTGTGCTGACTTGCCTGaggaagaacttttgaagaCCGAGGGCGTGTGGTGCTAGGTGTGGCAGCAGTGGATGAAGGGGTCGAAAGTGGCGTAGCAACCGAGCTGCTACGCAGTATATGTACATTAGGAGGAAGTTCTGAGTGGGTAGACATGCCACCAGGTTTAACCGATTGGGTAGAAGAACAAACTGTAGGCATGATATGGACAGCATTCTTTGCCTGAGCAGCCTTGAGAAGTGATGCAGCATCTGAAGGAAAAGCAATGCGTGCCCCAGCAGCAACCGCAGTAGCTCTTACCTTACTATCAGTAAGCTTCGATATAGTTTTTTTGGCGATCACTGGAGCTTTTGTCGTGGAACCTGACAATCCCATTTGATATGTTTTTGCTGGGTTAAGGCCTTCCTGGGACTGCGGTTTTGCTTCAGCTTTCACTGGGTCAAGGCCTTTTTGGGACAGCGGTTTAGCTTCAGCAGTAGTAAAATGCAGAGAGTTACTAGTTGCATTTGTTCCAGCAAGCATGCTGTGTGTACTTGTCCCAGCTGTTTACATGAATACTGTTAGTTATAGATTGACATCCTACTAAATAAATTACACAGAAATGTCAATTAAAATCATAGAGATAAGAAACCAATCAAAACGTTCACAATTGTTTCAGTAAATAAGATGCCAAAAGTCACCCCTTAATGAAAGAGGCGATGCATGATGCATCCACGGAAAAGCCAAGACTTCGAAAAAGGGGGTTGATGACAATCCCAACAATAGGACAGTGATCAATAGATAATGCAGCAGCTAAAATATTGAAACTGCTCAACAGATTATGCACATCCATAATCCAAAAGTAAAAACATAGTCTTCGTTGGCATTAAGAAAGACGAGGAAGTTCTATAATATTATATGACTTTCTAAAGGCCTGTAGTATACCATGAGGTAATAATAAAATGTTTACATTTTTCCCTTGACTCTAACAGGACTTGCTAttgggaaaaaaagaagttcaGATGGAACTCGAGGGTCCATTGAAAGTCTGCAGGATTTCTGGAAGCAACATAAGATTTATATGTACTTTCCTGTAATCTAAGAACAGTATAGATGGGAGAGAAAATCACCCGTGCCAATTGTATTAGCTGTTATGTTAGGCATATTCAGGGCTATGGACAATGAATGACGAGCTGCCAACTGTGCTTCTGAAAGTTTACTTCTGCCTCCAACATTCAAGTCATTGTTCCCCCTAATCTTTTTCCACCTCTGTAATATAAACCCAAATAATTAGTAGGAAAAAAAAGCATTagtgcacattttttttttttttttttttttttttaagatttaaagaagaaacaaattttattgcaaagaaacaatacATATACAAGAGCAGACAAGAAGTCCGCAAAATCACAAGCAAAAACAGGATATATAGCAACATAGCCCTGAAACTTAGAAACTACGAAAAACTCCACAAAACATTGGTGCACATTCATGCTTccaatcaaaaccaaaaagATAAATAGTTGGACCACGTGCGTAACTTGAAATGAACTGCCCACAACCTAAACATAATTCACAagatttaacataatatattcatATATGGAAAACGAAAAATCTGTTGCCGGGATTTGAACCCGGGAAACCTGGCTAAAACCCAGACATCTAACCGAACTAGATGACAACGGATTGCTTTACTAATATGGTCTCGACTTTGAATGCACCAGAAATTTGAAACAGTGAGAAACCTGATCAGTATTATTTACAGAGTTGCTTGATGTGCAATTACATCCATATGGCACCTACATAACTCCACCTTAGAAGAATCTTTAGTTTATGTTTTGATCACTTCAGCTTAACTTTGAAAATATACATAAATCAATTACTGATAGTAATTTATGAATTAACTcaattaattcataaaattgTCAAATAATGTATGGCTTCAACCTGAGTTTTCAATAGCACATCGACACGAGCTACAAATGAAGTACAAAGTATAGCAAAGAAGTGGCATAATGTCAAACCTTTAATGGTCACATTGAAGGATGATGCATTTATGTAGAAAATGTAATCAGATTATTAAGTGCAAGTAAAGGATGATATGTGTTCTTATTTCAGTCTCCAACTCCACTACAATATGACAACTAGACTATGAATTCCACAATATTAACAAAACCTTCCAATTACATATACTCAAGTCCATTTACATCACTTTAAATGACAAAAGCAAAGGGATTTTCTTttccaaagtaaaaaaaaataaaaggaccagAGCCAAGGGATAATTCAAACTCTAGGTCATCttttggagattttttttttttttccataaaaaaaagTAAGGAAAAGGAACCTCAAATAAATAAGAATGCCAATTAATTAATTCCCCTCTGATACGAAGGGCATTGACAGAGTGATTAATTGCTCATAAACCAGATAACACTCCCACTTTGACTACAAGACAAGTTGGGAAAATAATATAAACGGGTAAAAGCCAACAGTTTTAGggactctaattttttttttcttttatataaatttaagtcAATTAGAGTAATTGGCATTAAACTCTACATCTCTTTATGTTAGCTCATTTCTTTCTTAGATGTCATTTATGCTTCAGTCTATTTTTAAAAGTCGTTTCTCAGTTAGTTTCAAGTACTTTTGGAAGTCATTTGGTGCCCAGTAAACCATAACATAAGCACCATGTTTATGTTGTTCATTGCTCTAAACTTTGGGGGGTTTACTAAAAATTTATGTGATTTCTACCATCAACAAACCATAATCATAAGCATCATGCTCATGTTATCCGGCATGACATGGTGCATTTGTATTTTTTTGGAGAGGAATTCTTGATGCCTCCTTAAATGCATCAAATTACAAATAGACATTGGAAAGACTAACAAACCAAAACATGAAAAGACAtaacaataaagtaaaaaacaaaacgTAAGTCTTGAGAACTAGTGGTGGtgacaggaaaaaaaaaaacctgagcTAGCTGACTAGGTGTTCTGTCCCCTTTGAAATCTCCTCGTAACATATTTACCCAATTTCCTTCACCATATTTCTTCACAGCAGCAATCAGCTCCAAATCCTCAGCCTCAGACcagttctttcttctctttcgaGGAGCCATGCCATTTCCTAATGCATCATCTCCTTCAGCAGTTTCCACTGTAGTTGTTGTCACTGCAGGGAGGGAATTTTTCAGAACAGAAACCGGAACTGTAATGTTCTTCCCTTGCATTGAACATGTTggttgtaaattttgttgcGATCTAGATGACTGATTGGGTAAATTCATGGACAACAGACCCTCAACAGTTAAACCATTTTGATGACTTGAGTCACTTGATAAGCCAGATGAAATTAGAACCTGTCCAAGAAAATAAACCAATTCAACAAGATAAGCTGGCTGGATCTTAAAATCAGTAAGGTTGAAAATAATCGAGAAATTGTTCAAATTTATAAACACGTGCCCCCACAACATGTAAACTGTGATAATTTTTATAGGAGACAAATTCATTAAAGAGGGGAAACAAAGTAGTAAAAAAACTGTGGAGAGTAAGACAGCACC includes:
- the LOC103441673 gene encoding uncharacterized protein isoform X2, producing the protein MVEKTKEPKKGSITEEDTATLLQRYAPTTVLALLQEVANSPKGKIDWNRLVAKTSTGISNAREYQMLWRHLAYREALLDKLDNGAQPLDDDSDLEYEVEAYPAVSAEASTEAVACVKVLISSGLSSDSSHQNGLTVEGLLSMNLPNQSSRSQQNLQPTCSMQGKNITVPVSVLKNSLPAVTTTTVETAEGDDALGNGMAPRKRRKNWSEAEDLELIAAVKKYGEGNWVNMLRGDFKGDRTPSQLAQRWKKIRGNNDLNVGGRSKLSEAQLAARHSLSIALNMPNITANTIGTAGTSTHSMLAGTNATSNSLHFTTAEAKPLSQKGLDPVKAEAKPQSQEGLNPAKTYQMGLSGSTTKAPVIAKKTISKLTDSKVRATAVAAGARIAFPSDAASLLKAAQAKNAVHIMPTVCSSTQSVKPGGMSTHSELPPNVHILRSSSVATPLSTPSSTAATPSTTRPRSSKVLPQASQHTPTKDAMLSRQTNGVSCNLDAEQVQDGAVIFRDGPNDQVQKDKRDSPDQKAESKNLSTNAEKPVDTPKIESDETGSKAVTGVQAKEGKSAKDNEIPRSSVNVGASDPSAVDGCENRSASEKQTDLAIETDGCKGKQVVRKGEGDIKI
- the LOC103441673 gene encoding putative GPI-anchored protein pfl2 isoform X4, which translates into the protein MVEKTKEPKKGSITEEDTATLLQRYAPTTVLALLQEVANSPKGKIDWNRLVAKTSTGISNAREYQMLWRHLAYREALLDKLDNGAQPLDDDSDLEYEVEAYPAVSAEASTEAVACVKVLISSGLSSDSSHQNGLTVEVTTTTVETAEGDDALGNGMAPRKRRKNWSEAEDLELIAAVKKYGEGNWVNMLRGDFKGDRTPSQLAQRWKKIRGNNDLNVGGRSKLSEAQLAARHSLSIALNMPNITANTIGTAGTSTHSMLAGTNATSNSLHFTTAEAKPLSQKGLDPVKAEAKPQSQEGLNPAKTYQMGLSGSTTKAPVIAKKTISKLTDSKVRATAVAAGARIAFPSDAASLLKAAQAKNAVHIMPTVCSSTQSVKPGGMSTHSELPPNVHILRSSSVATPLSTPSSTAATPSTTRPRSSKVLPQASQHTPTKDAMLSRQTNGVSCNLDAEQVQDGAVIFRDGPNDQVQKDKRDSPDQKAESKNLSTNAEKPVDTPKIESDETGSKAVTGVQAKEGKSAKDNEIPRSSVNVGASDPSAVDGCENRSASEKQTDLAIETDGCKGKQVVRKGEGDIKI